The DNA region GGCGCGGGTGCTCCTGGGTGCAGTCGTGCAGGGATCGGTAGAGGAACTTAAACGATCTAGCCAGCACTCTGCCCATGTTGAGAAAGTACAGAATGTACAGGGGTATGCCAAAAGTGGCATAGATCACGGTGAATCCTTTGCCCCACGGAGTTCGGGGCACCATGTTGCCGTAGCCAATCATGGTTATAACCGAGAGACAGAACATCAGGGCAGCCGGAAAGCTCCAGATCTGCTCTGGACTTCTTCCCACATAGCCGTGTTTGACGACTCCGGCTATTTGCGCCTGGTACTCCCTCAGTACCTTGTTAGTGGCCTCTGTCCAGAGCCTTCGATCGATAATGTTGTGCTCCTCCGTGATGCTCCACAGCTGCTGGGAGCAGTTCTGGCGCAGCTCCATCACAAGGCCAGCCGTCTTGTCCTCGAACTGCCGCTCGATGTGCATGAAGGCGAATGCCCCACAGATGGCATAGATTACGATCAGGGCGCCCACGCCCACCTGGGTGCACATAAAGGTGACGAAGTTCCGGCAGCAGCGTTTTACCCGTTTGCGCGGCTGGTTGCTCGGCGTAGAGGAAACACTCGATGCCCCTCCCATGCCCCCAGCTCCACCGGGAGATGGTTTCCTCTGAAATTTGCTGGCCATTTCAATAGCTCGTGGATTGCATAACCGATTCGACGGACTCCGGATATCTCCCTTCTGGTCGAAAGGCCTTAAAGACCGACGGTGTGCAATTAATTGGACAGTTATCGATTCCCAATCTGATTTAGAGCACAGCGAGTGTGGAAATCAGCAAGTTGTCTAAAAATAGACCCACGCCTTTGCACGGCATATTTTCCACAAGATCAAACGAAAGATTTTCCCGACTGCACACAACCGATCAATGCGGGCGCCAAAATTCAACTGGTGGAAATCTGTTCCGAGGGAAAATCTCTCAAGAGCCAGAGAGCAAAAGAGCGGAAAAGCCAGTGGAAAGGCGAATTaatggaaaacaaatattGCGGCTCAGCTATTTATGCCAGAAAAGTGCTTGCGGTTCTAAATAAGGCCATTTACGTCAAAATTATGGACGGGGCAATCAAGACATCACTGTGGTGCAGGTGCAATATAGAGCATTTCTGAAGCGAAAAATAGTTATGATTTGGTGGACTATGACTAAGCATCTTAAAGTCCATAACTTATTAAGCATCTTCTCACTGATTTCGAAAAATACATTGAAATACCCAATAATATGTTAATATGTCATAACGACTAATGGGAAGATCAGCagagataataataatacaccttcatcatatacatatgtgcaatGAAGAGTGTAAATTTTGTCCTAAATAAAGATTTAACTGATGTTATCTCAgcaaaactaattttataaAAGTTCCTGTACAGAAGAAAACTCCATGGAACAGCAGGAATATTTCGACGTTGGgatacacatacatatttttcCGACAATTTCGCGCAATTAGCAAACCCTAAAGATGCACCTCCTTACAATATTTTCGCAATTTTCCGAGAGGGATAGACGGCACTTTGATTAACGACGGTGTGTGTGGTGGAGCAGACGGCGAGAGCTTTTGGGAATCTCGGAATCGGAATCTAATTTAGTATCAGATTCGGGCACTATCTTTACGGAGAGATGATAAATCAAAACGGGGAAGAGCATCCGCCATCGggtaacaacaataaaaacggGGCCTGCCAAACAAACTATTCgtaaatataaacaaagaATTAAAAAACGAAAGCAGAGAAcgcactcaaacacacacacacgcatgcaTAGGCGGCTGTGCTGATAgagaagaagaggaagagggaTCAAATACGCAAAAACGGAGGGTGAAAATGCGTAGCGAAGAGATAGATTTTTTCAATACCAgcgcactcgcactcacacacacacgcacgctaactcgctgctgctgcacactcacactcacacagttAAAATTTCACAAAAAGTTTATGCAAAATTTTCCGGTGGATTGCACTTTGCAATTACCGTTGCAATTCACCTGCACTTCTCCGCTACTTACGCTGTTTATTCTCGTTAATCGTTGCGCGTGAAAATTTTGGCGTTCTGACTGCTCTTCCCGCGTATTTCCCGTATTCCCTCTTcgtctgtttttcttttatcttACGTCTGTGTTTTCGCGACTAGAGCAGCCAGAACTATCGATGGCACTATCGGTGCTTTGTGTCCGTCGATAGTTTTGGTTCTATTGGGGAGCGCAAAAACCAgccgttttttattttttatttcccatTGTTTTATCCTCATCTGCACAGtatttttaataagttttGAATTTGTTCTTAAGCGCCtggtatatatatagttgCTACCTATCGATATT from Drosophila santomea strain STO CAGO 1482 chromosome 3R, Prin_Dsan_1.1, whole genome shotgun sequence includes:
- the LOC120452973 gene encoding potassium channel subfamily K member 15, encoding MASKFQRKPSPGGAGGMGGASSVSSTPSNQPRKRVKRCCRNFVTFMCTQVGVGALIVIYAICGAFAFMHIERQFEDKTAGLVMELRQNCSQQLWSITEEHNIIDRRLWTEATNKVLREYQAQIAGVVKHGYVGRSPEQIWSFPAALMFCLSVITMIGYGNMVPRTPWGKGFTVIYATFGIPLYILYFLNMGRVLARSFKFLYRSLHDCTQEHPRLDRMDALEGGVSLTRKKVIVPSTACLWVIFFYVLTGTVMFANWERWSLLNSFYFCMTSLCKIGFGDFVPGASLTTTADVNAATQKLQEDISADPAELAQLQSVAADQHSKLAINFVYMLLGMGLVAMCRNLMREEVRLKAREMREDAKLCMEDTRLRFVGCCGNPRDAYEDDYY